In Streptomyces longhuiensis, the following proteins share a genomic window:
- the topA gene encoding type I DNA topoisomerase, producing MSPTSETAHGGRRLVIVESPAKAKTIKGYLGPGYVVEASVGHIRDLPSGAAEVPEKYTGEVRRLGVDVEHDFQPIYVVNADKKAQVKKLKDLLKDSDELFLATDEDREGEAIAWHLLEVLKPKVPVHRMVFHEITKDAIRSAVANPRELNKRMVDAQETRRILDRLYGYEVSPVLWKKVMPRLSAGRVQSVATRLVVERERERIAFRSAEYWDLTGTFATGRSGDASDPSNLVARLSAVDGKRIAQGRDFDSLGQLKSANVLALDETNARALAAALENTSFAVRSVESKPYRRSPYAPFRTTTMQQEASRKLGFGAKATMQVAQKLYENGFITYMRTDSTTLSDTAVSAARAQVTQLYGADYLPDKPRTYAGKVKNAQEAHEAIRPSGDRFRTPAETGLTGDQFRLYELIWKRTVASQMKDAVGNSVTVKIGGTSADGRNAEFSASGKTITFHGFLKAYVEGADDPNAELDDRERRLPQVSEGDALSAEEMTVDGHATKPPARYTEASLVKELEEREIGRPSTYASIIGTILDRGYVFKKGTALVPSFLSFAVVNLLEKHFGRLVDYDFTARMEDDLDRIARGEAQAVPWLRRFYFGEGEGSGGAADAGNGDGDHLGGLKELVTDLGAIDAREVSSFPVGEGIVLRVGRYGPYVERGERDAENHQRADVPEDLAPDELTVEYAEELLAKPSGDFELGADPVSGNQIIAKDGRYGPYVTEVLPEGTPKTGKNAVKPRTASLFKSMSIDTVTLDDALKLMSLPRVVGADAEGVEITAQNGRYGPYLKKGTDSRSLETEEQLFAITLEEALAIYAQPKQRGRAAAKPPLKELGEDPVSGKPVVVKDGRFGAYVTDGETNATLRSSDSVEEITPERGYELLAEKRAKGPAKKTAKKAAKKAPAKKAPAKKTAAKKTAASKTTAAKKTTAAKKTTAKKATASKSTSTEE from the coding sequence ATGTGGTCAACGCGGACAAGAAGGCCCAGGTCAAAAAGCTCAAGGACCTGCTGAAGGACTCCGACGAACTCTTCCTCGCCACCGATGAGGACCGCGAGGGCGAAGCCATCGCGTGGCACCTCCTCGAGGTCCTGAAGCCCAAGGTCCCCGTCCACCGGATGGTCTTCCACGAGATCACCAAGGACGCGATCCGCAGCGCCGTCGCCAACCCGCGTGAGCTCAACAAGCGCATGGTCGACGCCCAGGAGACCCGCCGCATCCTCGACCGTCTCTACGGCTACGAGGTCTCGCCGGTCCTGTGGAAGAAGGTCATGCCGCGCCTGTCGGCGGGCCGCGTCCAGTCCGTGGCCACCCGCCTCGTCGTCGAGCGGGAGCGCGAGCGCATCGCCTTCCGCTCCGCCGAGTACTGGGACCTGACGGGCACTTTCGCGACCGGCCGCTCCGGCGACGCCAGCGACCCGTCGAACCTCGTGGCCCGCCTGAGCGCGGTCGACGGCAAGCGCATCGCGCAGGGCCGCGACTTCGACTCGCTCGGCCAGCTGAAGTCCGCGAATGTGCTGGCTCTGGACGAGACGAACGCCCGCGCGCTCGCCGCCGCCCTGGAGAACACCAGCTTCGCCGTACGGTCCGTCGAGTCGAAGCCGTACCGCCGCTCGCCGTACGCCCCGTTCCGTACGACGACGATGCAGCAGGAGGCGAGCCGCAAGCTCGGCTTCGGCGCGAAGGCCACGATGCAGGTGGCCCAGAAGCTGTACGAGAACGGCTTCATCACCTATATGCGTACGGACTCCACGACCCTGTCCGACACGGCGGTCTCGGCCGCCCGTGCGCAGGTCACGCAGCTGTACGGGGCCGACTACCTGCCGGACAAGCCGCGCACGTACGCCGGGAAGGTCAAGAACGCGCAGGAGGCGCACGAGGCGATCCGCCCTTCGGGTGATCGTTTCCGCACGCCCGCCGAGACCGGCCTGACCGGCGACCAGTTCCGGCTCTACGAGCTGATCTGGAAGCGGACCGTCGCCTCCCAGATGAAGGACGCGGTCGGAAACTCCGTCACGGTCAAGATCGGCGGCACCTCCGCCGACGGCCGCAACGCCGAGTTCTCCGCCTCCGGCAAGACGATCACCTTCCACGGCTTCCTCAAGGCCTACGTCGAGGGCGCGGACGACCCGAACGCCGAGCTCGACGACCGTGAGCGCCGGCTGCCGCAGGTCTCCGAGGGCGACGCGCTGTCCGCCGAGGAGATGACGGTCGACGGGCACGCGACCAAGCCGCCGGCCCGCTACACCGAGGCCAGCCTGGTCAAGGAGCTGGAAGAGCGCGAGATCGGCCGCCCGTCGACGTACGCGTCGATCATCGGGACCATCCTCGACCGCGGCTATGTGTTCAAGAAGGGGACGGCCCTCGTGCCGTCCTTCCTGTCCTTCGCCGTGGTCAACCTCCTGGAGAAGCACTTCGGCCGGCTCGTCGACTACGACTTCACCGCCAGGATGGAGGACGACCTCGACCGCATCGCCCGAGGTGAGGCGCAGGCCGTGCCGTGGCTGCGGCGCTTCTACTTCGGCGAGGGCGAGGGCTCCGGAGGAGCCGCCGACGCGGGCAACGGCGACGGCGACCACCTCGGCGGCCTCAAGGAGCTCGTCACCGACCTGGGCGCGATCGACGCCCGCGAGGTGTCGTCCTTCCCCGTCGGCGAAGGCATCGTCCTGCGGGTCGGCCGCTACGGCCCCTACGTCGAGCGTGGCGAGCGCGACGCTGAGAACCACCAGCGCGCGGACGTGCCGGAGGATCTCGCTCCGGACGAGCTCACCGTCGAGTACGCGGAGGAGCTCCTCGCCAAGCCGAGCGGCGACTTCGAGCTGGGCGCCGACCCCGTCTCCGGGAACCAGATCATCGCGAAGGACGGCCGCTACGGGCCGTACGTCACCGAGGTGCTCCCCGAGGGCACCCCGAAGACCGGCAAGAACGCGGTCAAGCCGCGTACGGCGTCGCTCTTCAAGTCGATGTCCATCGACACGGTCACCCTGGACGACGCCCTCAAGCTGATGTCCCTCCCGCGCGTGGTCGGCGCCGACGCCGAGGGCGTCGAGATCACCGCGCAGAACGGGCGGTACGGGCCGTACCTGAAGAAGGGCACCGACTCGCGCTCCCTGGAGACCGAGGAGCAGCTCTTCGCCATCACGCTGGAGGAGGCTCTCGCGATCTACGCGCAGCCCAAGCAGCGCGGGCGCGCGGCCGCCAAGCCGCCGCTGAAGGAGCTCGGCGAGGACCCGGTCAGCGGGAAGCCCGTCGTCGTCAAGGACGGCCGCTTCGGCGCGTACGTCACGGACGGCGAGACGAACGCGACGCTCAGGTCGTCCGACTCCGTCGAGGAGATCACGCCCGAGCGCGGTTACGAACTGCTCGCCGAGAAGCGGGCGAAGGGCCCCGCCAAGAAGACGGCCAAGAAGGCCGCGAAGAAGGCTCCGGCGAAGAAGGCGCCCGCCAAGAAGACGGCGGCCAAGAAGACCGCCGCTTCGAAGACGACGGCTGCGAAGAAGACGACCGCCGCGAAGAAGACGACGGCCAAGAAGGCGACGGCTTCGAAGTCGACCTCTACGGAGGAGTAG
- a CDS encoding tyrosine-type recombinase/integrase codes for MSPRKPNMDSSIYFGADGWWHGRVTMGVKNDGGPDRRHRRAKTEPEIQRKVEELERQRDEGRATKAGRKPTVAQWMGTYLTDIASLKLKPRSLDDYWSKTRNDIIPGVGKHRIDKLQPEHLERMYRAMLDAGHAPSHVLKVHRILSRALKIAHRRRMIVENVATLVDPPTVDEIEANPFTMSEAKAFLLAAAKRPRFMRWVVGVGMGFRQGETLGLRWKYVDLDAELFHPQWQLQRLTWRHGCEDPKKCGRRLHRFEPCPPKCTTHRNYTRGCPQPCTQDCTRHASACPERRGGGLAFTRPKTKKSRNEVPIPPPFIPYLLEHKAQQDEARRAAGELWQEHDAVFTRPDGRPLDPRADWEEFKELLEEAGISDRRLYDGSRHTAGTILNELGVDMPTIMEILRHTQISQTRRYVKGRSTLSKDAMRRIGDVFMPEPEPATETRTETVDSKAARARRRRRVR; via the coding sequence ATGAGCCCCCGCAAGCCCAACATGGATTCGTCCATCTACTTCGGTGCCGACGGCTGGTGGCACGGTCGCGTCACGATGGGTGTGAAGAACGACGGCGGCCCCGACCGCCGCCACCGCCGTGCCAAGACCGAACCCGAAATTCAGCGCAAGGTGGAGGAGTTGGAGCGACAGCGTGACGAGGGACGCGCCACTAAGGCGGGCCGCAAGCCGACCGTTGCCCAGTGGATGGGGACCTACCTCACCGATATCGCGAGCCTGAAGCTCAAGCCGCGATCGTTGGATGACTACTGGTCCAAGACGCGCAACGACATCATTCCGGGCGTCGGGAAGCATCGGATCGACAAGCTTCAACCGGAACACCTGGAACGGATGTACCGGGCGATGCTTGATGCTGGCCACGCCCCCTCGCACGTGCTGAAGGTGCACCGCATCCTGTCGCGCGCTCTGAAGATTGCCCATCGGCGCCGGATGATCGTGGAGAACGTCGCCACGCTCGTGGACCCGCCAACGGTCGACGAGATCGAGGCGAATCCGTTCACGATGAGCGAGGCCAAGGCGTTCCTTCTGGCCGCGGCGAAGCGCCCCAGGTTCATGCGATGGGTGGTCGGCGTCGGCATGGGATTCCGGCAGGGCGAAACCTTGGGCCTGCGCTGGAAGTACGTCGACCTCGACGCGGAGCTGTTCCACCCTCAGTGGCAGCTCCAACGCCTCACTTGGCGGCATGGATGCGAGGACCCGAAGAAGTGTGGCCGACGCCTGCACCGGTTCGAGCCGTGCCCGCCGAAATGCACGACGCACCGGAACTACACGCGGGGGTGCCCGCAACCCTGCACACAGGACTGCACACGGCACGCGAGCGCGTGCCCGGAGCGCAGGGGCGGAGGCCTCGCCTTCACTCGCCCCAAGACCAAGAAGAGCCGCAACGAGGTGCCGATCCCGCCGCCGTTCATCCCTTACCTGCTTGAGCACAAGGCTCAGCAGGACGAAGCCCGTCGCGCTGCGGGTGAGTTGTGGCAGGAGCACGACGCGGTGTTCACCCGCCCGGACGGCCGGCCGCTCGACCCCCGGGCGGACTGGGAGGAGTTCAAGGAGCTACTCGAAGAGGCGGGTATCAGTGACCGACGCCTCTACGACGGGAGCCGCCACACTGCGGGCACGATCCTGAACGAGCTGGGGGTGGACATGCCGACCATCATGGAGATCCTTCGGCATACGCAGATCAGTCAGACCCGGCGGTACGTGAAGGGCCGGTCCACCCTTTCGAAGGACGCCATGCGCCGTATCGGCGACGTCTTCATGCCCGAGCCGGAACCCGCTACTGAGACCAGAACTGAGACCGTGGACAGCAAGGCGGCCCGCGCTCGGCGTCGGCGTCGCGTCCGTTAA
- the tmk gene encoding dTMP kinase, producing MTRAEQPTAKNPAPDDALVADSRERAVRALLRVPQLKRLWSAQLVGGIGDALGLLVLVVLALQVAVSEGSFGGGYRGVAFAVAAVFGARVLSTLLFGAVLLGPLTSLTSKDGPLDRRWTMVGADGVRAALLIVAPLWIDWTPDNALAVLLVTAFVIGVAERFWTVSRESAAPALLPAPPLEGAAVRPLPDHMDALRRLSLRTGFVALPLAAAALVVVTLVGNLIGAGVDWFGLHQAALASYVAAGLFAASLSVVFFLELPDTQTPRARSPLEGLRRPKTGSGVDKGRTGAIPLLVLACAAVAGAISAAVAVSVLHAKDLSGGPVMFGLLVLGLTGGTVVGIRSAPSVLPSLSRRRLLALAIALTGIALLAAGLVPDVTSVLLIVTLAGVTAGIAANTGHTLLDQESEDYRRARTTEHLQAVVRVSVAVAAVAAPLLAAAIGPHRLVNGKFVFAHGGAAFTLMLVGALLLPVAALVLAKADDRSGVPLRHDLRDALLGGNDPAQAPAATGFFIALEGGDGAGKSTQAEALAEWIRGKGHEVVVTREPGATPVGKRLRSILLDVSSAGLSHRAEALLYAADRAEHVDTVVRPALERGAVVISDRYIDSSVAYQGAGRDLSPTEVARINRWATGGLVPHLTVLLDVDPQAARERFTEAPDRLESEPAEFHARVRSGFLTLAAADPGRYLVVDAAQEPEAVTTVVRHRLDMVLPLSDAEVKAQEEARKAAEEEARRKAEAEAARKAEEERVERERLAQLAKLRAEEEERKQRELEEAQRREAERQAEEARQRAEESRRRAEEERARLLAEEQTRAAEEERRRRQAEEEARLRAEAEERRLEKQRKAEEALLRAEEARRLAAASAAAASATAASAASESAAASAAGAGSEGAGRSSRADNETTVPTPVVNPTGGAADETAVLPPVRDAGTGSGAGTASATGAGRGAWQGGDNDETTQLPVPPSPAQQAGAADETAVMPPVRDDSVGGGSGSGAGDGDGGPVDRVPPGYFRDERQTSAPSAGGAGAGAGHGSNDRTRELPQVDEEGRPRQRPRPDWAEETPLDDLPTLADELLGGHDDDGDEGAGGRRRGRR from the coding sequence ATGACGCGAGCCGAGCAGCCAACGGCCAAGAATCCGGCCCCCGACGACGCCCTGGTCGCAGATTCCCGGGAGCGCGCAGTCCGCGCCCTGCTGCGGGTGCCGCAGCTGAAACGACTGTGGAGCGCCCAACTCGTGGGCGGCATCGGTGATGCGCTCGGGCTCCTCGTGCTCGTGGTGCTGGCCCTTCAGGTAGCCGTCTCCGAGGGCTCGTTCGGGGGCGGGTACCGGGGCGTGGCCTTCGCCGTCGCCGCCGTGTTCGGCGCGCGTGTCCTGTCGACGCTGCTCTTCGGAGCCGTACTCCTCGGCCCCCTCACGTCGCTGACCTCCAAGGACGGCCCCCTCGACAGGCGCTGGACGATGGTCGGCGCGGACGGCGTGCGGGCCGCGCTCCTCATCGTCGCGCCCCTGTGGATCGACTGGACCCCGGACAACGCGCTGGCAGTCCTGCTCGTCACCGCCTTCGTGATCGGCGTGGCCGAGCGCTTCTGGACCGTGTCGCGCGAGAGCGCGGCGCCCGCGCTGCTGCCCGCGCCGCCCCTCGAAGGCGCGGCCGTACGCCCGCTGCCCGACCACATGGACGCGCTGCGGCGCCTCTCCCTGCGCACCGGTTTCGTGGCCCTGCCCCTCGCGGCCGCCGCGCTCGTCGTCGTCACTCTCGTGGGGAACCTGATCGGGGCCGGGGTCGACTGGTTCGGCCTGCACCAGGCCGCACTGGCCTCCTACGTGGCGGCCGGTCTGTTCGCCGCCTCGCTCTCCGTCGTCTTCTTCCTCGAACTGCCCGACACGCAGACCCCGCGCGCGCGGTCGCCGCTCGAGGGCCTGCGCCGCCCCAAGACCGGAAGCGGTGTCGACAAGGGACGCACGGGAGCCATCCCGCTCCTCGTCCTCGCCTGCGCCGCCGTCGCCGGGGCGATCTCGGCGGCCGTCGCCGTCTCCGTACTGCACGCCAAGGACCTGTCCGGCGGTCCGGTGATGTTCGGGCTGCTCGTGCTCGGGCTCACGGGCGGCACGGTCGTCGGCATCCGCTCGGCGCCCTCCGTACTGCCGTCGCTGTCGCGCCGCAGGCTCCTCGCGCTGGCGATCGCCCTGACCGGCATCGCCCTGCTCGCCGCCGGCCTCGTCCCCGACGTCACCAGCGTCCTGCTGATCGTCACCCTCGCCGGCGTCACCGCGGGCATCGCCGCCAACACCGGGCACACCCTCCTCGACCAGGAGTCCGAGGACTACCGGCGCGCCCGCACGACCGAGCACCTCCAGGCCGTCGTCCGCGTGTCCGTCGCGGTCGCCGCCGTCGCCGCGCCCCTGCTCGCGGCCGCGATCGGCCCGCACCGGCTGGTCAACGGCAAGTTCGTGTTCGCGCACGGCGGCGCCGCCTTCACGCTGATGCTCGTCGGGGCCCTGCTGCTGCCCGTCGCCGCCCTCGTACTCGCCAAGGCCGACGACCGCAGCGGAGTGCCCCTGCGGCACGACCTGCGCGACGCGCTGCTGGGCGGGAACGATCCGGCGCAGGCCCCCGCCGCCACCGGCTTCTTCATCGCCCTGGAGGGCGGTGACGGCGCCGGGAAGTCGACCCAGGCCGAGGCACTCGCCGAGTGGATCCGCGGCAAGGGCCACGAGGTCGTCGTCACGCGCGAACCCGGCGCGACCCCGGTCGGCAAGCGGCTGCGCTCGATCCTCCTCGACGTGTCGTCGGCCGGCCTCTCGCACCGCGCCGAGGCCCTCCTGTACGCCGCCGACCGCGCGGAGCACGTGGACACCGTCGTACGGCCCGCCCTCGAGCGCGGCGCCGTCGTCATCTCCGACCGCTACATCGACTCGTCCGTCGCCTACCAGGGCGCCGGCCGCGACCTGTCGCCGACCGAGGTCGCCCGCATCAACCGCTGGGCGACCGGCGGGCTCGTGCCGCATCTGACCGTTCTGCTCGACGTCGACCCGCAGGCGGCCCGCGAGCGGTTCACGGAGGCGCCCGACCGGCTCGAATCGGAGCCGGCCGAGTTCCACGCGCGCGTGCGCTCCGGTTTCCTCACGCTCGCCGCCGCCGACCCCGGCCGCTACCTCGTCGTCGACGCGGCTCAGGAGCCGGAAGCCGTCACGACCGTGGTCAGGCACCGGCTCGACATGGTGCTGCCGCTCTCCGACGCCGAGGTGAAGGCCCAGGAAGAGGCCCGTAAGGCCGCCGAGGAGGAGGCCCGCAGGAAGGCCGAGGCCGAGGCCGCGCGCAAGGCCGAGGAGGAGCGCGTCGAACGCGAGCGGCTGGCGCAGCTCGCCAAGCTGCGCGCCGAGGAGGAGGAGCGCAAGCAGCGCGAGCTGGAGGAGGCGCAGCGGCGCGAGGCCGAGCGCCAGGCCGAAGAGGCCCGCCAACGCGCCGAGGAGTCGCGTCGCCGTGCCGAGGAGGAGCGCGCCAGGCTCCTCGCCGAGGAACAGACCCGGGCCGCCGAGGAGGAGCGCCGCCGCCGTCAGGCGGAGGAAGAGGCGCGCCTGCGCGCGGAGGCCGAGGAACGACGCCTGGAGAAGCAGCGCAAGGCGGAGGAGGCGCTGCTGCGGGCGGAGGAGGCCCGTCGGCTGGCGGCTGCGTCCGCGGCGGCTGCCTCTGCGACGGCGGCTTCGGCTGCGTCCGAGTCAGCGGCGGCTTCTGCGGCCGGGGCCGGGTCCGAGGGCGCCGGCCGGTCGTCGAGGGCCGACAACGAGACCACCGTTCCCACGCCCGTGGTGAATCCCACGGGTGGCGCGGCTGACGAAACGGCCGTGCTGCCGCCGGTCAGGGACGCAGGCACGGGTTCCGGGGCCGGGACTGCCTCTGCCACTGGTGCTGGGCGTGGTGCTTGGCAGGGTGGGGACAACGACGAGACCACTCAGCTGCCGGTGCCGCCGAGTCCCGCACAGCAGGCCGGGGCAGCCGACGAGACGGCGGTGATGCCGCCGGTGCGTGATGACTCCGTCGGTGGCGGTAGTGGCAGCGGTGCCGGGGACGGCGACGGCGGGCCGGTGGATCGGGTTCCGCCGGGGTACTTCCGTGATGAGCGTCAGACCTCGGCGCCGTCGGCCGGGGGTGCCGGTGCGGGTGCCGGTCATGGTTCGAATGACCGGACGCGTGAGCTGCCCCAGGTCGACGAGGAGGGCCGGCCTCGTCAGCGGCCGAGGCCCGACTGGGCGGAGGAGACCCCGCTGGACGACCTGCCGACGCTGGCGGACGAACTGCTCGGCGGGCACGACGACGACGGCGACGAGGGCGCGGGCGGCAGGCGCCGGGGGCGGCGCTGA
- a CDS encoding helix-turn-helix domain-containing protein: MSTAIAAPVDRLLYKPEEAAEVLAIGRSTVYELMAEGALKYIKLGRARRIRRVDVEAFVESLALLPN; encoded by the coding sequence ATGAGCACCGCCATTGCTGCTCCCGTCGACCGACTGCTGTACAAGCCCGAGGAAGCTGCCGAAGTCCTCGCCATCGGCCGCTCCACGGTCTACGAGCTGATGGCCGAAGGCGCCCTGAAGTACATCAAGTTGGGTCGCGCGCGTCGGATTCGACGCGTAGACGTTGAGGCGTTTGTGGAGAGCCTCGCACTGCTGCCCAACTGA
- a CDS encoding alpha/beta hydrolase produces MYFRRHHSPVRGLRACGTLLAVAGLLMSACSPGSSGSTRTADVSLAALPRATPANLSAYYGQSLSWRECGVPGFECTTLKVPLDYAKPDAGDIKLAVARKKATGPGKRLGSLLVNPGGPGGSAIGYLQSYAGLGYPAAVRARYDMVAVDPRGVARSEPVECLTGKQMDAYTQTDVTPDDQAEMNELSAAFKKYAAGCETKSGEVLPHVSTVEAARDMDILRAALGDDKLNYVGASYGTFLGATYAGLYPERVGRLVLDGAMDPSLSAQDMNREQTAGFETAFQSFAKDCVQRPDCPLGTGSVADAGKRLKSFFTDLDRTPIPTGDPGGRKLGEALATTGVIAAMYDEGEWAQLRSALSSAIKDKDGAGLLALSDSYYERDADGTYANLMAANAAVNCLDLPPSFKSPADLKTALPSFEKASPIFGDGLAWAALNCTYWPVKATGEAHRIEAKGAAPIVVVGTTRDPATPYRWAQALAGQLDSGTLLTYEGDGHTAYGRGSTCIDSAINTYLLNGTPPKDGKRCS; encoded by the coding sequence ATGTACTTCAGGCGCCACCATTCCCCTGTCCGAGGCCTCCGGGCCTGCGGAACCCTGCTCGCCGTTGCCGGGCTCCTCATGTCCGCCTGCTCACCAGGGAGTTCGGGAAGCACACGGACGGCGGACGTCTCGCTGGCCGCGCTGCCCAGGGCGACCCCCGCCAACCTGTCCGCCTACTACGGGCAGTCGCTGAGCTGGCGCGAGTGCGGCGTCCCCGGCTTCGAATGCACCACGTTGAAGGTGCCGCTGGACTACGCGAAGCCGGACGCCGGTGACATCAAGCTGGCCGTCGCCCGCAAGAAGGCCACCGGCCCGGGCAAGCGCCTCGGCTCGCTCCTGGTCAACCCCGGCGGGCCCGGCGGCTCGGCGATCGGCTACCTCCAGTCGTACGCCGGCCTCGGCTACCCGGCGGCGGTCCGCGCCCGCTACGACATGGTCGCGGTCGATCCGCGCGGCGTCGCCCGCAGCGAACCGGTCGAGTGCCTCACCGGCAAGCAGATGGACGCGTACACGCAGACCGACGTCACGCCCGACGACCAGGCGGAGATGAACGAACTGTCGGCGGCCTTCAAGAAGTACGCGGCCGGCTGCGAGACGAAGTCCGGCGAGGTGCTGCCGCACGTCTCCACGGTCGAGGCGGCCCGCGACATGGACATCCTGCGCGCGGCGCTCGGCGACGACAAGCTGAATTACGTCGGGGCGTCGTACGGCACGTTCCTCGGGGCGACCTACGCGGGGCTCTATCCGGAGCGGGTCGGCCGCCTCGTCCTGGACGGCGCGATGGACCCGTCCCTGTCCGCGCAGGACATGAACCGCGAGCAGACGGCCGGCTTCGAGACGGCGTTCCAGTCGTTCGCGAAGGACTGCGTACAGCGACCCGACTGCCCCCTGGGCACCGGGAGCGTCGCCGACGCGGGCAAGCGCCTCAAGTCCTTCTTCACCGACCTGGACCGCACCCCCATCCCCACCGGTGACCCCGGGGGCCGCAAGCTCGGCGAGGCCCTCGCCACGACCGGAGTGATCGCGGCGATGTACGACGAGGGGGAGTGGGCGCAGCTGCGCTCCGCGCTCAGCTCGGCGATCAAGGACAAGGACGGGGCGGGCCTGCTCGCCCTCTCCGACAGCTACTACGAGCGCGACGCCGACGGCACGTACGCGAACCTGATGGCGGCCAACGCGGCCGTGAACTGCCTCGACCTGCCGCCGTCCTTCAAGAGCCCCGCCGACCTGAAGACGGCCCTGCCGTCCTTCGAGAAGGCGTCCCCGATCTTCGGCGACGGCCTCGCGTGGGCGGCGCTGAACTGCACGTACTGGCCGGTGAAGGCGACCGGCGAGGCCCACCGCATCGAGGCGAAGGGTGCCGCCCCGATCGTCGTCGTCGGCACGACCCGCGACCCGGCCACCCCGTACCGCTGGGCGCAGGCCCTCGCCGGCCAGCTCGACTCCGGCACGCTCCTCACCTACGAGGGCGACGGCCACACCGCGTACGGCCGCGGCAGCACCTGCATCGACTCCGCGATCAACACGTACCTCTTGAACGGCACCCCGCCCAAGGACGGAAAGCGCTGCTCATAA
- a CDS encoding DNA polymerase III subunit delta', which produces MPVWDDLVGQERVAAQLDAAARDADALVTATAAKAPPPEASKMTHAWLFTGPPGAGRATAARAFAAALQCVSPDRALGGSPGCGFCDGCHTSLVGTHADVEIVRTDLLSIGVKETRELVRRAQLSPAVGRWQVIVLEDADRLTEGAGNVLLKAVEEPAPRTVWLLCAPSLEDVLPTIRSRCRHLTLRTPAVEAVADMLVRRDGIEPAVAAEAARATQGHIDRARRLATDPRARARRAAVLKLPLRVDDIGGCLKAAQELIDTAAEDTKQLAEEVDTKETEELKAALGGQSGSRMPRGTAGAMKELEDRQKRRRTRTQRDSLDLALTDLTGFYRDVLALQLGSRVALANTDAQDTLERLARAASPEATLRRIEAIAECRDALDRNVAPLLAVEAMTMALRAG; this is translated from the coding sequence ATGCCCGTATGGGACGACCTGGTGGGTCAGGAGCGCGTGGCCGCGCAGCTCGACGCCGCCGCGCGGGACGCCGACGCGCTCGTCACGGCCACGGCGGCGAAGGCGCCGCCGCCCGAGGCCTCCAAGATGACGCACGCCTGGCTCTTCACCGGTCCGCCCGGCGCGGGGCGGGCGACGGCGGCGCGCGCGTTCGCCGCGGCGCTCCAGTGCGTCAGCCCAGACCGGGCGCTGGGGGGATCCCCCGGCTGCGGATTCTGCGACGGCTGTCACACGAGCCTCGTCGGCACGCACGCCGACGTGGAGATCGTCCGTACGGATCTGCTCTCCATCGGCGTGAAGGAGACCCGCGAGCTCGTCCGCAGAGCGCAGCTGTCGCCCGCAGTGGGCCGCTGGCAGGTCATCGTCCTTGAGGACGCGGACCGCCTCACGGAGGGCGCGGGGAACGTCCTTCTGAAGGCCGTGGAGGAGCCCGCCCCGCGGACCGTCTGGCTGCTCTGTGCGCCCTCCCTCGAAGACGTGCTGCCCACGATCCGCTCCCGCTGCCGCCATTTGACGCTGCGTACGCCCGCGGTCGAGGCAGTGGCCGACATGCTCGTACGACGCGACGGCATCGAGCCGGCCGTCGCCGCCGAAGCGGCCCGCGCCACGCAGGGCCACATCGACCGCGCGCGACGCCTCGCCACGGACCCGCGCGCGCGGGCGCGCAGAGCGGCGGTGCTGAAGCTGCCCCTGCGGGTCGACGACATCGGCGGGTGCCTCAAGGCCGCGCAGGAGCTGATCGACACCGCGGCGGAGGACACCAAGCAGCTCGCCGAGGAGGTCGACACCAAGGAGACCGAGGAGCTGAAGGCGGCGCTCGGCGGACAGAGCGGCAGCCGGATGCCGCGCGGCACGGCGGGTGCCATGAAGGAGCTGGAGGACCGCCAGAAGCGCCGCAGAACGCGAACGCAGCGCGACAGCCTCGACCTGGCCCTCACGGACCTCACGGGCTTCTACCGCGATGTGCTCGCCCTGCAGCTCGGCTCCCGCGTCGCCCTCGCGAACACCGACGCGCAGGACACCCTGGAGCGCCTCGCCCGCGCGGCCTCGCCCGAGGCGACGCTCCGCCGCATCGAGGCGATCGCCGAATGCCGTGACGCGCTCGACCGCAACGTGGCGCCGCTGCTCGCGGTGGAGGCGATGACGATGGCGCTGCGGGCGGGCTGA